From one Sulfolobales archaeon genomic stretch:
- a CDS encoding NUDIX hydrolase codes for MKSPISISQEILCRGKRFLFARVAIDFGDRRVIRDLLIHPGAVVIIPLLDNEHILMLRQYRPGPLSWIIELPAGTIEPGEDPRSTAERELLEETGYRAGELIELFKMYSS; via the coding sequence ATGAAAAGTCCCATATCTATCTCCCAGGAGATCCTCTGTAGAGGAAAGAGGTTCTTATTCGCAAGGGTTGCGATAGACTTTGGGGATAGGAGGGTTATAAGAGATCTATTGATCCATCCGGGGGCTGTGGTTATAATACCGTTGCTAGATAACGAGCATATATTGATGTTGAGACAATATAGGCCAGGGCCTCTTAGCTGGATAATAGAGCTCCCTGCAGGAACTATAGAGCCTGGAGAGGATCCTAGAAGTACTGCTGAGAGAGAGCTTCTAGAAGAGACTGGCTATAGAGCTGGAGAGCTTATAGAGTTGTTTAAAATGTATAGCTC
- a CDS encoding DUF2192 domain-containing protein: MDVKRKRLKILVDVWGEIITRSSEKLTREEVIEMLRRRYEKDGVEPVRGAANPSDIYERDLIALYLVGVEGLGIASELPKHVLDIFEQERRYVEAVEMILKGDNNGLRDKLIQLFGSPLDSSIISKIFRVELLRYYYGFKDRDDMPRIIEALSKAFPEEEKTSKRLSKFYIAVKVAEAIIKGEVRDWATKEALKQAMAVKLGSPRALPDDNYISKIIQTVFGIKASKYNKILRIEAKESSKKEERTREGSN, from the coding sequence ATGGATGTGAAGAGGAAGAGATTGAAGATCCTTGTGGATGTATGGGGAGAGATCATTACAAGGTCTAGCGAGAAGCTTACAAGAGAGGAGGTTATCGAGATGCTGAGGAGAAGATACGAGAAAGACGGTGTTGAACCTGTAAGAGGAGCTGCGAACCCCTCAGATATATATGAGAGAGACCTCATAGCCCTATATCTAGTAGGGGTTGAGGGGCTGGGAATAGCTTCGGAGCTGCCGAAACATGTTCTAGATATATTCGAGCAGGAAAGGAGATATGTTGAAGCCGTCGAGATGATATTGAAGGGTGATAACAATGGTTTGAGGGATAAATTGATACAGCTCTTTGGCTCGCCCCTAGATTCATCTATTATATCGAAGATCTTTAGGGTGGAGCTCCTAAGATATTACTATGGCTTTAAAGATAGGGACGATATGCCGAGGATCATAGAGGCACTCTCAAAAGCATTTCCTGAAGAAGAGAAGACATCAAAGAGGCTCTCGAAATTCTATATAGCAGTTAAGGTGGCAGAGGCGATAATAAAGGGGGAGGTGAGGGATTGGGCAACGAAAGAAGCTCTTAAACAAGCCATGGCGGTGAAGCTGGGGAGTCCTAGGGCGCTGCCGGATGATAACTATATTTCTAAGATAATTCAAACAGTCTTTGGGATCAAAGCATCTAAATATAACAAGATCCTTAGAATCGAGGCAAAGGAAAGCAGTAAAAAGGAAGAAAGAACCAGGGAAGGCAGCAATTGA
- a CDS encoding M67 family metallopeptidase yields the protein MIKESILNAIISNTASMEIESCGLLIGVFRDTYAEVLDHRVATNILRSRYEFEIDPRELIETYTEAKEKGLEIVGIYHTHISYPPIPSKKDVEGMKLWPIPWLIISMPSREYAAWMLCEEKIVRLRIALS from the coding sequence GTGATTAAAGAATCCATTTTAAACGCCATTATATCCAACACAGCATCTATGGAGATAGAGTCGTGTGGGCTGCTCATAGGAGTTTTCAGAGATACATATGCCGAGGTACTCGATCATAGAGTTGCTACTAATATCCTTAGAAGTAGATATGAATTCGAGATAGATCCTAGAGAATTGATAGAAACATATACAGAGGCTAAGGAGAAAGGGCTGGAGATTGTGGGTATATATCACACCCATATAAGCTATCCACCAATTCCTAGCAAGAAAGATGTTGAGGGTATGAAGCTATGGCCGATCCCATGGCTAATAATAAGCATGCCCAGCAGAGAATATGCCGCTTGGATGCTATGTGAGGAGAAAATCGTTAGGCTGAGGATAGCATTATCATAG
- a CDS encoding HAD hydrolase-like protein has translation MVKVVTFDLYGTLVDWRSSIGALIKYVAGSQYIEDFFQCDLDSVKSLASYKPYSEILAHCFRKVCEKALKPWRDYYAEAIAISFAKSPPFPDTILGLKIIKSMGLATAIISNTEKRLIKITISGMEHLIDRVITAEDIGIYKPSKEAFIRAYKLLGIGFDEAVHVSSYPQYDLEPARSLGIKAIHLNRYGYIWEPSIDSLEKIVDLLKH, from the coding sequence ATGGTTAAAGTTGTGACCTTCGATCTATATGGTACGCTGGTGGATTGGAGAAGCTCCATCGGAGCTCTAATCAAGTATGTTGCTGGATCTCAATATATTGAGGACTTCTTCCAATGCGATCTTGATAGTGTTAAAAGCCTAGCATCGTATAAACCATATTCAGAGATCCTGGCTCACTGCTTTAGAAAAGTATGTGAGAAGGCTCTAAAACCCTGGAGGGATTACTATGCAGAGGCTATAGCCATATCTTTCGCTAAATCTCCCCCATTCCCTGACACAATATTAGGGCTTAAGATTATCAAATCCATGGGGCTAGCCACAGCTATTATATCTAATACTGAGAAGAGACTTATCAAAATAACTATATCTGGGATGGAGCATCTAATAGATAGAGTTATAACTGCAGAGGATATAGGTATTTATAAACCTAGTAAGGAGGCCTTTATAAGAGCCTATAAATTGCTAGGCATTGGGTTTGATGAAGCTGTGCATGTTTCCTCATACCCACAATATGATCTAGAGCCTGCAAGATCACTTGGTATCAAGGCTATACATTTAAATAGATATGGATATATATGGGAGCCATCTATAGATAGTCTCGAAAAGATAGTAGATCTTCTTAAGCATTGA
- a CDS encoding ATP-binding protein has product MRSRGDDVIGYVVGESKPYSVSIVSSKPLMLGEYVEIRYNGITVIGLIQSSLSGSYVIDETLPPEDLRKVINIHKGSEGAIYYKAYVKILGDPDELRIPPIPPPPGIEVRRASQKTLSKIFAPEGPQWARVGTLLRNPDVEVRVDLNKIVQRHLAILAMTGMGKSNLVSLLAREILKRGGTTFIFDYHGEYVGLVFEGLPRPNVIKARINPRYLSWQEFARLIGVRHGAKNQENIIKKCKEELDYSEADGQRSYLEAMINCVKRERQLARRGEMVKACEAVIETIEANKHLLQKIIDDEAKDIADQAMIGRINVIDLTGLSSYLQADAVVSHWLGRILEERKAATWRKGSEHQPRLPHPVVVVLEEAHIYLSTDRDTLTKPRAEHIAREGRKFGVGLIVVSQRPRGLDPDVLSQMGSMAIMRIVQPEDQAHIARASESLTQEILDQLPGLNIGEAILLGHWVRMPAVVKIDHVVEKTAGTDIDAVQEWISWKNVEKGKNI; this is encoded by the coding sequence ATGAGATCAAGAGGGGATGATGTAATAGGCTATGTGGTTGGCGAGAGCAAGCCATATAGCGTTAGCATAGTATCTTCTAAACCCCTTATGCTTGGAGAATATGTTGAGATAAGGTATAACGGGATCACTGTGATAGGGTTGATACAGAGCTCCCTCTCAGGCTCATATGTTATAGATGAGACCCTCCCCCCAGAGGATCTCAGGAAGGTGATAAATATTCATAAGGGTAGTGAGGGGGCTATATATTATAAGGCATATGTGAAGATCCTAGGAGATCCGGATGAGCTGAGGATCCCACCTATACCCCCGCCCCCAGGTATAGAGGTTAGGAGGGCTTCGCAGAAAACCCTCTCAAAGATCTTTGCTCCTGAGGGGCCTCAGTGGGCTAGGGTGGGAACCCTTCTAAGGAACCCTGATGTGGAGGTGAGGGTGGATCTCAACAAGATTGTGCAGAGACATCTAGCTATACTAGCTATGACTGGGATGGGTAAGAGTAATCTAGTGAGCCTCTTAGCAAGGGAGATCCTTAAGAGAGGGGGAACCACATTCATATTCGACTACCACGGAGAATATGTGGGGCTTGTATTCGAGGGGCTTCCAAGGCCTAACGTGATAAAGGCTAGGATAAACCCTAGATACCTCAGCTGGCAGGAGTTTGCAAGGCTTATAGGTGTGAGGCACGGTGCTAAGAATCAGGAGAACATTATCAAGAAGTGTAAGGAGGAGCTAGACTATAGCGAGGCCGATGGACAGAGATCTTATCTCGAGGCAATGATCAACTGTGTGAAAAGGGAGAGACAGCTTGCTAGAAGAGGGGAGATGGTGAAGGCTTGTGAGGCCGTTATAGAGACTATAGAGGCTAATAAGCATCTCCTTCAGAAGATCATAGATGATGAGGCGAAGGACATAGCTGATCAGGCTATGATTGGGAGGATAAATGTTATAGATCTCACAGGCCTATCATCATATCTACAGGCCGATGCGGTTGTATCACACTGGCTAGGCAGAATACTTGAGGAGAGGAAGGCGGCTACATGGAGAAAAGGCTCTGAACATCAGCCTAGGCTCCCGCACCCAGTGGTTGTTGTTCTTGAGGAGGCTCATATATATCTATCAACCGATAGAGACACCCTTACGAAGCCCCGAGCCGAGCATATAGCTAGGGAGGGGAGGAAGTTTGGTGTAGGGCTGATAGTCGTCTCCCAGAGGCCTAGGGGGTTGGATCCTGATGTGCTTAGCCAGATGGGTTCTATGGCGATAATGAGGATAGTACAGCCAGAGGATCAGGCTCACATAGCCAGGGCCTCCGAGAGTCTAACACAGGAGATCCTAGACCAGCTACCCGGTCTAAACATTGGCGAAGCAATACTGCTGGGCCACTGGGTTAGAATGCCGGCCGTAGTGAAAATAGATCATGTTGTTGAGAAGACAGCAGGCACAGATATAGATGCTGTGCAGGAGTGGATCTCGTGGAAGAATGTTGAGAAAGGAAAGAATATATAG